Within the Miscanthus floridulus cultivar M001 chromosome 2, ASM1932011v1, whole genome shotgun sequence genome, the region gcaacgacgccgtggttaaacaaaattccgcctcaaactaaaaaacatgcatacacgcctgctgagacaacacccccagTCGGTTCGGCCCGAACtgcctagggctcgggggctacacccgcgggtgcgctcgcgcgcacccgccgacaaAATAGAAAAACGTCCCCCATTGACAAACTCAGAAACACCCCCAGCCGGTTCGGcatgaatcgcccgggggctcaggggctacacccacgggtgcgctcgcgcgcacccaccgacaagacaaaaatcccccggacgattctacccgaatcgcccggaggctcgggggctcctgtcgggttcataaacccggggtccctcaggtACCAGCTTCCACGctagggctcggcccaggaggatgaccttcttttcttctggaccggcccgaaAGTCTAAGTTCAACAGACcgaagcactcgcttcaggccctggccgccttcggcccacctttccgaccggagcactcgctttaggccctggccgccttcggcccatctttccgatcggagcactagctcaggctcaggccaacttcgagcggcctctctgatcggagcgCTAGCATCAGGCCCCGATCTGCCTTCGCACGGCCTccgctcggaaagcctgacccgaggaccgcctctgactccgatcccgtgtctccgaccggggttcatagaaaaccctgcccatcgctattcttCGATTGGCGCACCAGaatcgactggagccatccgaccggggatgcccgcttggaaggaaccagaaggcgtacgaaggtaggcaagacagggctcgcaagtcaaaccacggcaccagggaccataccctgcggaacAATACTTTACAACCGCCCTGCCATGAACAGTGTTGTAGCCGCCGATATTTAccactacagtattgtaggcgtcggtcaaaacacccgtacggtaagacctcccatgcctctgggcatctacagtgttgtgggcgccggaattcaccATACCAGGTGAAATCGGTAgagccatgcctccagtcggcaAGACAGcattttttgcaggtaccgacgtccaccagtctcgaagaaagcagctcaacctcccacatgcacctgacattctacagtgcgggcgcccaccattatcccatccccatcggcgtgggcaacaaggcttagaaacgtccgtattcactctccctctcacttgtaaagccatccccttcttctataaaaggggtgtgctccctccaaacaaagGGGAGTTAACCCaaatcgacttcttcaagttcaggtttagggttggacacttcgttcatagcataacTCCTGTCGATCTCGGCCATTCCGACCGGACCGACCGTACACTCCtcatttctccttctcgtttgtaaccccactacagacttcgagcacctgggctcgggaataaagtcaccgaccgacccacactggacgtagggcacgttgcctgaaccagtctaaatcccatgtcattgagtgctaggccacctccgatcacaacgtaccgCAAAACTACGAATATTTATTGATtgatcactttctgtaccgacaagaGGACTGCTGCCCTGTGAATCAGAATCAACCGATGAATGGAATTACTGCAGTAGTAGTGCTGCTGCTGCCACTGTCCAGCGGTCTGGCACAGCACTGCATCTCGTTgttgttgcaggcttgcagctgcAGTGCCAATGATCTGAACTTAAGCCGATGCGAATGCGATGCCCATGCCCACACTACTGCCGCACCTACTGCTCCTTCCCTTGCTTTCATCTGGGAGGGGAGATTTGGAGGGCGCAACAGGCGGCACAGGGCATTGCTCACTTTAGCAGCAGCAGGTTCAGACGGTCAGTGGTTGTCGTTGACGCACAGCCTCTTTCAGGCCCATCTGGAGGAACTAACCCGCAGTTTCATCTTCACGGGCTGTGGATCCATTCCTCCTCAAACACAAAGAAGGCAACAAAAAAAAGGTATACGGGCCAATTTAGTAGAGGCTGCGCATCGCAGCCCACAGTAGTATGGGCCAAGCCCACCAAGTCGACAATCCCATCCCACTAATAATCGCACTAAACCCACTCACCCGTCGAGTCGTTAACGCTCTGTCCCCTTTGCCTGCCTTCCCTCGcactcccctgctcctcctcctccagtccTAGTCTAGATCTCCACCGCGCGCGCGCAGATCCGCCACACCTCCATGGCGGATCTCGCCGCCACTGCGGCGACCCCTCCCCCGGCCATGGACCTCTTCGGGGAGCCGATCGAGGCGCACCCTCCCTGGTTCAAGCCCGACGCCTTCCTCCGCGCGGGCTTCGACCCGGACGCCTACGTCGCCGAGCTCCGCTCCTACGTCCCGCTCGAGAGCCTCGCCGCCGAGCTCCGCGCCCACCTCGCCGCGCTCCGCGCCGAGCTCGTCGGCCTCATCAACCGCGACTACGCCGACTTCGTCGGACTCAGCGCGCGCCTCAAGGgcgtcgacgccgccgccgcaagGATGCGGGCCCCGCTCGCCGACCTCAGGGACAAGGTCGCCGCCTTCCGCGCCGGCGCCTCCGCCGCGCTCGCCGCGCTACGGGCGGGACTCGAGCAgcgggccgccgccaccgccgcgcgcGAGCTGCTGGAGCTACTGCTCGACACCTCACACGTCGTCTCCAAGGTACACTTCACCTCTCCTGTCTCCTGTCTCGCGCCTGCTCATAGTTTTATTACATATAATGCTAGTAATGTGGCTTATCCCGCCAATCCTTTCTTCTAGTTTCATTTATCGTTAGAGTTCGTTATTTTTGAAGACACAATTTAGCGTCACATTTCCTGAGGACAAGCAATGCTCCATGCTAGGACACTGTCTTAGCCCTTAGCCCTTAGGGCTGCTGCATTTCTCGATTCATCATCGTTATTAGAGACCTTATGAATATGACCACCTGCCTGCTTCCATTGTTGTCGGGGTGGAAGCTCTAAGCTATTCCTATTTAATAATTGCGTATTGATTTATTACCCTGAGTTTAGATTCATATATGTATCAAAAAGGAATGTCATATGGAAGACTGTTTCACGACTTTGGATGGTAGTTTGGTAATCATGCAGGCAACATAACATTGTGTAGGAATTTTTTCCGTGAAGTGTAATGATGCAAAAATTCAAGAAGTTACTCTGATGGAGTGACGGGTCAACTGATATATTTGCTTAATTCAAGGCTTTTGTTAAAACGAGTTTATGATATACTCATGAGCTTATGTTCTCCGTATGATGTCATTGCTCCAAAATGCTTCTTTTCTTATCCAGGTTGAGAAATTGATCAAGGAACTACCAACTGCACCATCAGATTCATTGAATGCTGAAGTTCCTAACAATGACACTGGAACGCCAAATGGGGAGGCTGGGACAGGTGTCAGAGAAACACAAAGCATTCTCTTAGAAAGAATTGCCAGCGAGATGAACCGGCTTAAATTCTACATCAGTCATGCACAGGTTCGTGTCAGCATATACTGTTGGCCTTGGGATCCTTTAACATAAAAGTATATTTTTTCTTTGCTTAAATTGCTGAGAAAAATCCTTGAGGAAAATGTGCTCAGTGCATGATGATTTTTTCTGTTTCACACTGTATGTTTAGTTTTATTGTATCATCACTGAAGTCACATACTCAGATCCCCAAACTAGTTTGTGGCTTTCGATTTGGATTAATATACTAAGGAAATATCTGACCAAGTTTTGTTCGATAATCTTATGCTGAACCACTAAGATAGCAGTTTCATACTTGTATAGGTTTCATTGTATTGCAAACCAGTGCATCATATACATATTATTTCAACTTATGTTTATGATTCTTATTGTGTTACATTATGGCAGTACAGAACCTCCCTTTTATTGAGAACATGGAGAAGAGGGTCCAAGGTGCTACGAAACTGCTTGATGGTAGTTTGGAGCGCTGCTTTGTGGATGGTCTGGAACACCGTGATGCTAAAGTTATATACAACTGTTTGCGTGCTTATGCTGCAATTGATAATACATCATCAGCCGAAGAGCTTTTCCGTACAACAGTGGTGTCTCCATTGATTCAGAAAATAGTCCCTCAAAATTATGTGAGGGCTGTTGCTGGGGAATCATCTGATGAACTGGAAGATGATTATCGACATATAAAAGAATGTGTAGAAGAAGATTGCAAATTTATATTGGAAATATCTTCATCTGGTAACCATTGGCTCTACAAAAAATTGTATTATTACTTCATGAATTGGAGCATGCATGAATATAGACTCATCTTTCTGCATTATCTAAGATTCTTGATTTTCCTTTGGTGCAGAAAACTCTGGATTGCATGTTTTTGATTTTTTGGGTAATTCAATACTCAAAGAAGTCCTTTCTGCAATCCAGAAAGGCAAGCCTGGGGCCTTTTCTCCTGGAAAGCCTAAAGAATTCTTGAGGAACTACAAAGCAAGTTTAGGATTTCTTGATTTTCTTGAAGGTATTCTTATGTTGCAACTTGATTATTTTCTGCCAATAATGTTGAACCCGAACTGGATTCCACCGTATCTTTTGTTCATCCTTGTGTTTCACAAAAGATCCACAGTCCAATATATCTACATTTTTTAAAGGTTCATATGGGTATTTAGGGTCATGATGGATCTTTATTCCGCAGGTTACTGCCTCTCCAAGTCTGCTGTAACAAAGTTCCGCTCTGAGCCTGCTTACACAGATTTCATGCGGCAATGGAATGTTGGTGTCTACTTTTCATTGCGGTAAGAACAAACATGTATATCTATTATGTTATGAGGTGCTCTCCTGAAATCGAAACTTGACTTCTACCTGCTCATTTATACAAGATTTCAGGAAATTGCGGGTGGCCTTGATTCTACTCTTACAAACACCTTTAGTCCTACTGGATCGAATGAGGCTCAAGGGAAGCCATTGCTCTTGAAGCAAAGTATTAAGCTCTTAGAAAGTTTGGAGTCATGTTGGAGTGATGAGGTTCTTTTATTCTCGCACTGTGATAAATTCCTTCGTTTGTCCTTGCAGCTTATTTCAAGGTATAACTACTGCTAAAgatattttcaacttttgtttCCATGATTTATTAAACACTTATATATTGTGTATGTTCCTGTATGATAAGGTATACAACATGGCTTTCATCTGGTTTATCTGCACGTAAAGCTTCTGATGGGAGCCCAAATTCACCTGCAGATGCTGAATGGGCGCTGTCTATACCTATAGAAGATTTCATATATGTAAGTCACATCTGTAGTAATGTCTGAACTCAGATCATATACCAATAGGATCTAGTGGTTTTCGTCCTGTACTATGGACCTAGCTGCTTATGACTGAAAGTTTGGGTATTATTGTCCTATTTATTAACATTCTATATTTCTCTATTAAGTGTATGCTTAGTTTGAAATTTCTGGAGTTTTGAAGTTAGTTATAAGATGACTAGTTGCTTCAGAAGTGCTCAGTAAGTCTGCAGGAAGTCACTGCTTCCACCTTTTGACTAGACAGACATGTTCTGGTGTTGGTTCAGTGGAAAAATAACTGCAGTTTGTACTTTGTAGCCCAATTTGTGGTAACTCTGAGGTAGTAAAAGCTCTTAGTAAGTCCCTGTTGTTTGTTTGGTTGCACGAGTGGAGGCAAGTCCATGTTACATAATCTTTGTGCACTTTTCCTGTTTCTGACTTCTAAGGCATAATTCTTGTTACACTCAAAATGTTATCCAGTGTTGAGCAATGGGGACATATAAGAGTATAGCTCGTTgatcttttctctcttttgaatCCTAATGTCTTTGTTCATTGATTTACAGATAATGCATGATGTGCATGCTGTAATTGATGAGCTTTCAGAATCAGGCAGCTTTATTGGACATGTGAATCAGTTGCTAGGATCATGCCCCATTGAAGTACTTAACCTTGTGAAACAATGTATACTGCAAGCTGTCGAACCTTTAAAGGGGGTGTTACCTGCAATAATGAATGTCATGATTGGAATCATAGTTAAGAAGTCTAATGAGGTGAGTAGGACACCGTAAACTTGTGATGGTACTATCTGCATGTTTTTAGTTATCCGCAGTTCATCACTTCTCCCTTGCAAACTAGATCACAAAAGGGTTTTGGGCTCTTGTTATTTTGCTAGTGATGAGCCAATTTTACCTTCTATGCATAAGATACAGAACCAAATGGAAAAGATGCATATCTTACACTTAGGCATCAAATATTGCCTAGACTAATGTTGCACTTATcagcattttttttctttctaaatgAGAGTTTTAAACTATATTCCTCCTGTTCTTTAACTGGCCAACTATTTTTTTAATTGATTGTAGGACCTGAAGCACCTGAAAGGAATAACAGCGACATATAGGATGACGAGTAAGCTTCCAGTGAGGCATTCTCCATATGTATCAGGAATTTTACATCCACTGAAGGTCAATGAACTTCCTGTTTTACCCTTGTTTTATGATTTTTATTCATCTAAATTCAAGCAAAGCAGCTGAACTAGCGCATGGATGTTCTATACTAGCATGCTTGCTAAAAAAATGATATAGTTGCAATTTAGGCCCTCAGGGCTTTCATTAACCCAAGGGAAGTGATGGGGCACATTTTAAATTTATTCTATGGTCAATGTAGTATTTTAGTCTTATTGTTGTTAAATGCATCATATTGCATGATTGTGATCTCCTTTAtttttcatatttctatttcaATGCCTATGATGATGTTAGAATCATTTGATATGCTTATTTCACTAAACAGTCTTTTATTCTGAGATTTCTGTTTGTTCGTGTAGGTGTTTCTTGAAGGGGAGCGTATACACTATCTATCAGAAGATGATAAAACTAAGTTGTGTCGAGGGTCTACTGATAATATTACTGCAATTTACTATGACTTGGTCTCTGAAGTTGTCACTGTGGTGAGTAAGGATTGCCTAGCTGCTTATGAAGATTTGTTTTTGACCCACCAGTTACTTAGATCAATTTATTTCAATTCTGAAGGCAAGGAAAACCGAGTCTTCATTGCAAAGACTGCGCCAAGGTGCACAAAGGCGAGTAGGAGCTAGTACAGATGCCTCAGATAACATCATATCTGATACAGACAAGATCTGTATGCAGCTATTTCTTGATATTCAGGTTTGCTGTCTGGCCCTTCTGCCCTTGTGCTCATAAATGATACTGATGCTATGTGCTGGCCATAAGAAATTCTCTTTCTAGGTTCACTTTGCATCTAAATTAAACAATGTTCTCCTTTTGCATTTATTTGGCACCCAAGCTTTTATTAACAACCAGCTTGGTTTGACAGCATATGTGACTATAGATAATCATAAAGTTACGGCACCTCTGACATGTTGTTTTGGTTGCATTATTTTGCAGGAGTATGCACGAAACCTTCGTGCGATAGGAATAGATGCAAGAGAAATTGATTCCTACAGAGCTCTATGGCAGTGTGTTGCCCCAAAAGACAAACAAGAGAACATTCAGTTTTGATGTAAAGAACGCtgtcagtatatatatatatattattgtcACCCGTAGATCTCTCAACATGTAGGTGTATCTGATGTTGTCCTTTTGGTTTGAAGTACTTATGATGCATACATAGATAGAGAACTGAATTTTGATATCGTCGCCGTTCCATTTTATTATTAGGATGGTCACCTCTAGATATAATCCAGAATTGGAGAATGTGTatcaatacatgattccatgtgaAATACAAGGATACTGTTGCAAATTGCTTGCAATTCTTTGATCGTGCATGCTCAAGTTTCTTTGGTCGTGTCTGCTCAAGTTATCACGTGTGAAACTTAGCTCTGCTGCAGGGCTCACTGCACGGCTACATGTTCATGTGCTTGTTTGTTCTTAAGCCCTGTCCCCATTGGCATTACCTCTTGTTACTTTTGTGCACAACAGAACGTGTAATTTCAGATGACGTATTATCAAATTTTCTGATTCTAGTATTCTGTTTTGGCTGCGAAATTGAGAAATtccac harbors:
- the LOC136537582 gene encoding conserved oligomeric Golgi complex subunit 2-like — encoded protein: MADLAATAATPPPAMDLFGEPIEAHPPWFKPDAFLRAGFDPDAYVAELRSYVPLESLAAELRAHLAALRAELVGLINRDYADFVGLSARLKGVDAAAARMRAPLADLRDKVAAFRAGASAALAALRAGLEQRAAATAARELLELLLDTSHVVSKVEKLIKELPTAPSDSLNAEVPNNDTGTPNGEAGTGVRETQSILLERIASEMNRLKFYISHAQNLPFIENMEKRVQGATKLLDGSLERCFVDGLEHRDAKVIYNCLRAYAAIDNTSSAEELFRTTVVSPLIQKIVPQNYVRAVAGESSDELEDDYRHIKECVEEDCKFILEISSSENSGLHVFDFLGNSILKEVLSAIQKGKPGAFSPGKPKEFLRNYKASLGFLDFLEGYCLSKSAVTKFRSEPAYTDFMRQWNVGVYFSLRFQEIAGGLDSTLTNTFSPTGSNEAQGKPLLLKQSIKLLESLESCWSDEVLLFSHCDKFLRLSLQLISRYTTWLSSGLSARKASDGSPNSPADAEWALSIPIEDFIYIMHDVHAVIDELSESGSFIGHVNQLLGSCPIEVLNLVKQCILQAVEPLKGVLPAIMNVMIGIIVKKSNEDLKHLKGITATYRMTSKLPVRHSPYVSGILHPLKVFLEGERIHYLSEDDKTKLCRGSTDNITAIYYDLVSEVVTVARKTESSLQRLRQGAQRRVGASTDASDNIISDTDKICMQLFLDIQEYARNLRAIGIDAREIDSYRALWQCVAPKDKQENIQF